From Cannabis sativa cultivar Pink pepper isolate KNU-18-1 chromosome 8, ASM2916894v1, whole genome shotgun sequence, a single genomic window includes:
- the LOC115701371 gene encoding uncharacterized protein LOC115701371 has protein sequence MGKTKQRQLVAVPTKLNNTSRKLIDTSNPNPDPDLHSETSWVIVKKQRITILVPSLPVADRSPQLNLEASQSQAVPMKRVDNGVEQPTEWWKRSMPTVSEKGIQVKKASGAQNFTTSTKPYRQDRRVESVNPHQVRTSMSHRLLGISNTSRNIMAPRLLLHGHSGSHAGGTPLHQKLRALNLERKLQKAGGLSRWLASLGLEQFVRIFQRKGLSKFHLVNLTMKKLKDMGANAVGPRRKLMHAIDCICQPYCFETL, from the coding sequence GCAGTCCCTACAAAGCTAAACAACACCTCAAGGAAGCTCATTGATACTTCAAATCCCAATCCTGATCCTGATCTTCATTCAGAAACTAGTTGGGTCATTGTAAAGAAACAGAGGATCACCATCCTGGTTCCTTCACTTCCTGTTGCTGATAGATCTCCACAGCTAAACCTTGAAGCAAGTCAGTCACAGGCTGTGCCTATGAAAAGGGTAGATAATGGTGTAGAGCAGCCAACTGAGTGGTGGAAGAGGTCCATGCCAACTGTTTCTGAAAAGGGTATCCAAGTTAAGAAAGCTTCTGGTGCTCAGAACTTTACAACATCAACCAAACCATATAGGCAAGACCGAAGAGTGGAATCAGTAAACCCACACCAAGTTCGTACATCCATGTCTCACAGATTACTTGGAATATCTAACACTTCAAGAAATATCATGGCGCCAAGACTATTACTCCATGGCCATAGCGGTTCTCATGCTGGTGGCACACCCTTGCATCAAAAATTGAGGGCACTGAATCTCGAGAGGAAGCTTCAGAAAGCTGGTGGGTTGAGCAGGTGGCTTGCCTCTCTGGGTCTGGAACAGTTTGTGAGGATCTTTCAGAGGAAGGGTCTTAGTAAGTTTCACTTGGTGAACCTAACCATGAAGAAGCTCAAGGATATGGGTGCAAATGCTGTGGGGCCTAGGAGAAAACTTATGCATGCAATCGATTGCATTTGCCAGCCTTACTGTTTTGAGACCTTGTAA
- the LOC115699038 gene encoding amino acid transporter ANT1-like produces MEGSKTTSIPLLQEESSRCSEGTASRVQTIANIVVSIVGTGVLGLPFAFLTAGWLAGSVATVFAGISVYYCMFLLVKCSNKLSLKEEEGEDDDDDGDDLTNIKTYGDLGYECMGTTGRLMVETLIGISQCGGCVVNLVFIGQNLSSVFRAHNLSFSTYILLLVPIEIGLSWIRSLSSLAHFSIFANVCNVLAMGIVVKEDIQQVLKSEFLFDDRTAITSKFGGLAFAVGMAVFCFEGFGMTLALEASMKDKRSFPKVLAQAFFGIALLYVLFGFFGYMAYGDQTKDIITLNLPRNWWALTVQIGMCLGLIFTFPITVHPLNEIIERRLKKNKWCYNSNKENDSDHGHSTTRIGVLGIYSSRGILVIGLAVLASYVPEFGVFTSLVGSTVCALIAFVFPAIFHLKLLASSLNLWQKALDLFILSCGLLFAVYGTYNTVISV; encoded by the exons atggAAGGAAGCAAAACGACATCAATTCCATTGCTGCAGGAGGAGTCATCAAGATGTTCGGAAGGAACAGCTTCAAGGGTTCAAACCATAGCTAACATTGTCGTTTCGATTGTGGGCACTGGCGTTTTGGGTTTACCTTTCGCTTTTCTAACCGCCGGTTGGCTCGCCGGCTCCGTCGCCACCGTCTTTGCTGGAATCTCCGTCTACTATTGCATGTTCCTCCTA GTTAAGTGTAGTAACAAGTTATcattaaaagaagaagaaggagaagatgatgatgatgatggtgatgattTGACAAACATAAAAACGTATGGAGATTTGGGTTACGAATGCATGGGAACGACAGGTCGTTTAATGGTGGAAACACTCATTGGTATTTCTCAGTGTGGAGGTTGCGTGGTAAATCTTGTGTTCATTGGACAAAACCTTTCATCAGTTTTCAGAGCCCACAATCTCTCATTCTCTACTTACATACTTCTATTGGTCCCAATAGAAATTGGGTTGTCATGGATAAGGAGTTTGTCATCTTTAGCACATTTCAGTATATTTGCTAATGTTTGTAATGTTTTAGCTATGGGGATTGTGGTTAAGGAAGATATACAACAAGTTTTAAAGAGTGAATTTTTGTTTGATGATAGAACAGCCATAACATCTAAGTTTGGGGGTTTGGCTTTTGCTGTTGGCATGGCAGTATTTTGCTTTGAGGGGTTTGGTATGACATTGGCATTGGAGGCTTCAATGAAGGATAAAAGGTCATTCCCAAAAGTGCTTGCTCAAGCATTTTTTGGGATAGCCCTTTTGTATGTTTTGTTTGGATTCTTTGGTTACATGGCTTATGGTGATCAAACAAAAGACATAATCACTCTCAATCTTCCTAGAAATTGGTGGGCACTCACCGTTCAG ATTGGGATGTGCTTGGGCCTTATATTCACATTTCCAATCACAGTACATCCCCTTAACGAGATCATAGAGAGAAGGTTGAAGAAGAATAAATGGTGTTACAATAGTAATAAGGAAAACGACAGTGATCATGGTCATTCAACAACAAGAATAGGAGTGTTGGGAATATACAGTAGCCGTGGCATATTGGTGATTGGATTGGCAGTGTTAGCCTCTTATGTGCCAGAGTTTGGTGTATTTACATCACTAGTTGGAAGTACTGTATGTGCTCTTATTGCATTCGTTTTCCCAGCCATATTTCATCTCAAATTATTGGCTTCTTCTCTGAATTTATGGCAAAAAGCATTAGATTTGTTTATCTTGTCATGTGGCCTGCTTTTTGCTGTATATGGTACCTATAACACTGTCATTAGTGTGTAA